In a single window of the Anabas testudineus chromosome 17, fAnaTes1.2, whole genome shotgun sequence genome:
- the LOC113172388 gene encoding RING finger protein 11-like has product MGNCLKSPTSDDISLLHESQSDRASFGDGTDPDLEPPPPYQEQAHMPMYHPTPSQSRLATQLTEEEQIRIAQRIGLIQHLPKGVYDGGKDGSEKKIRECVICMLDFVYGDPIRFLPCMHIYHMDCIDDWLMRSFTCPSCMEPVDAALLSTYETN; this is encoded by the exons ATGGGTAACTGTCTCAAGTCCCCGACATCAGACGACATCTCTCTGCTTCATGAATCCCAGTCAGACAGGGCGAGTTTTGGTGACGGGACAGATCCAGACCTGGAGCCTCCTCCGCCGTACCAG GAGCAGGCTCACATGCCCATGTACCATCCCACGCCTAGTCAGTCCCGTCTGGCCACCcagctgacagaggaggagcagatCCGCATAGCTCAGCGTATCGGCCTCATCCAGCACCTTCCTAAGGGTGTTTATGATGGAGGGAAGGATGGCTCGGAGAAAAAGATCAGAGA atgcGTGATCTGCATGCTGGACTTTGTTTATGGTGACCCCATCCGGTTCCTGCCGTGTATGCACATCTATCACATGGACTGTATAGACGACTGGCTGATGAGGTCTTTCACCTGCCCCTCCTGCATGGAGCCTGTGGATGCCGCCCTGCTCTCCACCTACGAGACCAACTGA